From one Triticum urartu cultivar G1812 chromosome 3, Tu2.1, whole genome shotgun sequence genomic stretch:
- the LOC125544268 gene encoding SNF2 domain-containing protein CLASSY 4-like, which produces MPTTPSPGDLPGRRPRRLIIDEVDDDDGHHAPEVAAAGSQRVEAESAQDLVPNPLAPSSSSQPVAAPATGAKPAEIIEIDDDDDDDRVPEVATVGSQRVEAESAEDLLRNPLAPSSSSQRADALGTGGHPAEIIEISDDDGEEKDVGETGGPVKKEPVDDIDWPSLLLSSEEEEEARRSDESTSSGGPDGTSNGIETSRREGASDDGEEEGEEEVGMPDPEDKDGAEDAHEEEDKEEEEEDEWEQEEEEESEESEEDSEEPEAEEEPGRRVLSDARLAGRYTGPRPGGEIFLKRKFEGWYITKMADTASPGGTVASRLRSKRRCPDAKLLRQATRRKPYCVDTPSQSSSEAEEDDKDKPPPHPARSSSDEGGRGHGRTGIRRPRRRGQNADDDSDEDGRSATRRRRGQNAAHSDEDFEEPGGMAAARRREKQRMEEDDAAADGGDEADEQGASRRAKKEGAASCRQAAGRKGKDFPAEGWEQQGDVTFKKSSLVPPRRQDGRDQETYDDLLYSIFEGIETTLQNASAPLDASVPAPEQGGDPFPLVFSFGVVDEVVPEKTALDDLWAQRDLALDLEAESNKVSSHTCHKDAESDEHEIPAHGGTFCKRGKHDLFHDDQIGIRCRKCDYIEIEIRHVFPSMAKESTDREPAAEHDRLDMFVDDILKSVGYEGASNVALGSDKTGVVWDLIPGVREDMFPHQREGFEFMWRKLAGGIDIEQLRHTMNTDTTSGCVISHAPGTGKTRLAITFVQSYLELFPHCRPVIIAPRGMLATLEQEFSKWNVKLPFHVLSSSEIQWDQDKTIQKLVSKDHGLGQKLAMKKLSQKSKMMLKLASWYEGSSIIGLSYSLYRNLAKGEGKDGEMQRNLLLEKPGLLVLDEGHTPRNKKSLIWKVLAEVSTEKRIILSGTPFQNNFLELYNILCLVKPKFAKDFACTRLSKKGVASTSQSRAAPYVEEDEGKEFWSSLRISNITDEHLTEIREKLGPFVHIHNGDILQKSLPGLRESVVILNPLPRQKEIIAMMEESAGKGFLDAEYKISLASIHPFLVTSTKLSDTEASVVDKMKSVRLNPCEGVKTWFVFEIIRLCEALKERVLVFSQYLEPLALIMDQLTTELDWTEGKEILLMSGNVRVKQREALMEAFNDMNSEAKVMLASTKACCEGITLVGASCVVLLDVVWNPSVGRQAIGRAYRIGQEKIVYTYNLIAEGTKEKVKYDRQATKDHTSKLLFSNEPQPTGSNLSPELISNDRILEKMAAREELKDMFVQILPSH; this is translated from the exons ATGCCGACCACGCCGTCGCCCGGCGACCTCCCCGGCCGCAGGCCCCGCCGCCTGATCATCGACGAagtcgacgacgacgacggccaCCACGCGCCGGAGGTCGCCGCGGCCGGGAGCCAGCGCGTCGAGGCGGAAAGCGCCCAGGATTTGGTGCCAAACCCGCTCGCGCCCTCGTCCTCTTCGCAGCCGGTGGCTGCACCGGCCACCGGCGCCAAGCCCGCCGAGATCATCGAgatcgacgacgacgacgacgacgaccgCGTGCCGGAGGTCGCCACGGTCGGGAGCCAGCGCGTCGAGGCGGAAAGCGCCGAGGATTTGTTGCGAAACCCGCTCGCGCCCTCGTCCTCTTCGCAGCGGGCGGATGCACTGGGCACCGGCGGCCATCCCGCCGAGATCATCGAGATCTCCGACGACGACGGAGAAGAAAAAGATGTCGGCGAGACCGGGGGACCTGTCAAGAAGGAGCCTGTCGATGACATCGACTGGCCCTCTCTCCTCTTGTcaagcgaggaggaggaggaggcccgaAGGTCTGACGAGAGTACGAGCAGCGGCGGCCCCGATGGAACGAGCAACGGAATTGAGACGAGTCGGCGAGAGGGTGCCTCTGACGATGgcgaggaggagggggaggaggaggtggggaTGCCGGATCCAGAGGATAAGGACGGTGCAGAGGACGCGCATGAGGAAGAAGataaagaggaggaagaggaagatgaatgggagcaggaagaagaggaagaatcGGAGGAATCGGAAGAAGATTCCGAGGAACCTGAGGCAGAGGAAGAACCGGGCCGTCGCGTGCTTAGCGATGCCAGGCTCGCCGGTCGGTACACGGGGCCGCGGCCGGGCGGCGAGATCTTCCTCAAGCGCAAGTTTGAAGGGTGGTACATCACCAAGATGGCGGACACCGCCTCTCCCGGCGGCACCGTCGCGTCGCGGCTGCGGTCAAAGCGGAGATGCCCCGACGCGAAGCTGCTCCGGCAAGCCACCCGCAGAAAGCCGTACTGCGTCGACACGCCCTCGCAGTCCAGCTCGGAGGCAGAGGAGGACGACAAAGACAAACCACCGCCTCATCCAGCGCGATCGTCCAGTGACGAGGGCGGGCGCGGACATGGCAGGACGGGGATAAGGCGCCCACGGCGCCGAGGACAAAACGCCGATGATGACTCTGACGAAGACGGCAGATCGGCGACGAGGCGGCGCCGAGGACAAAACGCTGCCCACAgcgatgaagactttgaggaaccCGGCGGAATGGCCGCCGCGAGGAGAAGGGAGAAGCAGCGCATGGAAGAAGATGATGCTGCTGCTGACGGCGGCGATGAGGCTGATGAGCAGGGAGCTTCCCGGAGGGCAAAGAAAGAAGGAGCGGCGTCCTGCCGGCAGGCGGCCGGCCGCAAGGGCAAGGACTTCCCCGCAGAGGGATGGGAGCAGCAGGGCGATGTCACCTTCAAGAAGAGCTCCCTGGTTCCTCCGAGGCGGCAGGACGGGCGAGACCAAGAGACTTACGACGATCTGCTCTACTCCATTTTCGAGGGAATCGAGACCACTCTTCAGAACGCCTCTGCTCCTCTGGACGCCTCTGTTCCTGCACCAGAGCAGGGAGGCGATCCGTTTCCTCTGGTGTTCTCCTTCGGGGTTGTAGATgaggtggtgccggagaagactgCTCTGGACGACCTGTGGGCACAACGTGACTTGGCCTTGGACTTGGAGGCCGAATCCAACAAGGTTTCTTCTCACACTTGCCACAAG GACGCAGAGAGCGATGAGCATGAAATTCCTGCACATGGAGGGACTTTTTGCAAGCGAGGGAAGCATGATCTCTTTCATGATGATCAAATCGGCATTCGATGCCGAAAATGCGATTACATCGAAATCGAAATTAGACACGTATTTCCATCCATG GCCAAGGAATCGACGGATAGGGAGCCAGCAGCGGAGCATGATAGGCTTGACATGTTCGTTGATGACATCCTGAAATCAGTTGGTTATGAAGGGGCAAGCAACGTGGCACTGGGAAGTGACAAAACTGGCGTCGTCTGGGATCTCATTCCTGGGGTACGGGAAGACATGTTCCCACACCAGCGGGAAGGGTTCGAGTTCATGTGGAGAAAACTCGCAGGAGGGATCGACATTGAGCAGCTGAGGCACACCATGAACACTGACACCACAAGTGGCTGTGTGATCTCTCATGCCCCGGGGACCGGCAAGACCAGGCTAGCAATCACATTCGTGCAGTCTTACCTGGAGCTCTTCCCGCACTGCAGGCCAGTTATCATTGCCCCCAGGGGTATGCTGGCTACATTGGAGCAGGAGTTCAGTAAATGGAATGTCAAGCTCCCATTCCATGTCCTCAGTTCCAGTGAGATCCAGTGGGATCAAGACAAGACCATCCAGAAACTGGTCTCCAAGGATCATGGTCTGGGCCAGAAGCTGGCCATGAAGAAACTGAGCCAGAAATCCAAGATGATGCTGAAGCTTGCATCATGGTATGAAGGGAGCAGCATCATCGGTCTAAGCTATTCGCTCTACAGGAATCTTGCCAAGGGCGAAGGCAAGGATGGAGAAATGCAGAGGAACCTGCTTCTTGAGAAGCCCGGCTTGCTGGTCCTCGACGAGGGGCACACACCAAGGAACAAGAAGAGCCTCATTTGGAAAGTTCTCGCAGAGGTCAGCACCGAAAAGCGGATAATCCTGTcagggactccattccagaacaacttccTAGAGCTGTACAACATCTTGTGCCTGGTTAAGCCCAAGTTTGCCAAAGATTTTGCTTGTACAAGACTCAGCAAGAAAGGAGTTGCTTCCACCAGCCAATCAAGAGCAGCGCCTTATGTGGAGGAGGATGAAGGCAAAGAATTCTGGAGTTCATTAAGGATAAGTAACATCACGGATGAACACCTCACTGAAATCCGGGAAAAGCTGGGCCCTTTTGTGCACATCCATAATGGTGACATTCTTCAGAAGTCTCTTCCAGGATTGAGAGAATCTGTTGTGATCCTGAACCCTCTTCCTCGTCAGAAGGAAATCATCGCAATGATGGAGGAAAGTGCAGGGAAGGGTTTTCTTGACGCAGAATACAAGATATCTCTTGCGTCCATACACCCATTCCTCGTCACAAGCACAAAGCTGTCAGACACAGAAGCCTCTGTTGTGGACAAGATGAAGAGCGTGCGGCTGAACCCATGCGAAGGAGTGAAGACATGGTTCGTTTTCGAGATCATCCGTCTTTGCGAAGCACTGAAAGAAAGAGTGCTGGTGTTCAGTCAGTACCTTGAGCCACTGGCCCTGATCATGGACCAGCTTACCACAGAGCTAGACTGGACAGAAGGCAAGGAGATCCTACTCATGAGTGGAAATGTGCGTGTTAAACAGCGCGAAGCCTTGATGGAAGCCTTCAACGACATGAACAGTGAGGCTAAGGTGATGCTTGCATCAACCAAGGCCTGCTGTGAAGGAATAACACTGGTCGGTGCATCGTGTGTGGTTCTCCTTGATGTCGTCTGGAATCCTTCTGTTGGACGGCAGGCGATTGGCCGAGCCTATAGAATCGGCCAGGAGAAGATTGTGTACACATACAACCTGATTGCAGAAGGAACAAAGGAGAAGGTCAAATATGACAGACAAGCTACCAAGGATCACACGTCCAAATTACTGTTTTCAAATGAACCGCAACCTACTGGGAGCAATCTGTCACCAGAACTGATATCCAATGATAGGATTTTGGAAAAAATGGCTGCACGTGAAGAACTCAAAGACATGTTTGTGCAGATTCTCCCTTCCCATTGA